The Kribbella sp. NBC_00662 nucleotide sequence GGAGACCTACCTGCTGAAACCTTCCGCGTTGTTGTTCCTCGGCGTCGGCCTGATCGAGGAGGCCGCCAAACTCGGCGCTCTCGTCTTCGTCACCCGCCACCTCACGCGGCGTCACGGGCGCGACGGGTTCGTCCTGGGCGCAGCGGTCGGCTTCGGGTTCGCGGCCTTCGAATCGGCCGGGTACGCGTTCAACGCGTTGCTGACCGTCAAAGGTCTGTCGTTGACCGCTCTCGTCGAGACCGAACTGCTGCGAAGCTTGCTGGCGCCGTTCGGGCACGGGCTCTGGACCGCCGTCCTCGGTGGAGTTCTCTTCCGCGAAGCACGCGCAGGGCGATTCCGCTTCAATCGTGCTGTTCTGCTCATGTTCGTCTGGGTCTCGCTGCTGCACGCCCTGTGGGACTCCACACACAGCATCGCGCTCGCGCTCACGATCGTGATCACCGGTACGTCGTGGCAGTACCGCCTCCTCTCCATGGGGTATCTGCCGACGCCCACCTCTGAGCAGGTGCACGTGTTCACGGTGCTGTCCATCGGACTGCTCGCGGTGGTGGCAGCGATGGGGGTCGCCACCCTCCTGGTCAGCTGGCGGAGGACACGGCCCGAGAAGGTCCATGCGACGGTACTGCACAAGGAGGAGACGGTATGACGGTCATGGCTGTGCACAGGTTCGAGCGCTTCTTCCGCGCCGCGGCGGGTCTGGACGTCGACAAAGACGACCTCAAGCGCTACAGCGATTTCGTCAGCGACAAGCTTCACGATCTGCTGACGATCGGCCAGGGCACGGCGAAGGCGAACGGGCGAGACATCCTCGAACTGCGTGATCTGCCCATCACCATGGGGTTGCAGAAAAGCATCCACGAGTTCCGCGAACTCGACGAGGAGATCGAGCTCGAGCCGATCCTGACGCAGCTGACGACGTGGCCACCGCTCGGCGTGACAGTCAGCCAGGAAGCCGAATCCCGTCTGCCCGAGGTGGTGGGAGGGCTGAGCGTCGCACTCGCTCGGACGCTCAAGGTCATCGATCCCGACGTCAAGAATCCACAGACAGCGCACTGGGAGCAGGCGTTCCGCATCTTCCGGCTGCTGCTCTAGGTCCGGCAGTCGACCGCACGTCGAGCTGGAAGACTAATCGGGGGCCCGGTCGCGGGCGAGGCGGTCGCGACGCTCCTGTTCGCGCTTGGAGTAGGCGGCTGCGTGGATCGCCTCGTCCGATTCCAGGCTGGAGCCGAGGCCACCGCCGAGAGTTGCGGCAGATGCGACGAACCACACCAGGACGAACAGGTCGCCGTGCTCGCGCTCGAGGTGGACAGAGCCGCGCACCGCGTCGGGATCCAGGACGAAGTACGCCCACGCCAAGTTCACGGCGTACAGAGCGACGTAACAGATGAGCACGCCGGCCATCAAAGTCACCAACGTCGAAGCGTTGTAGAGACGGGACCGTTCGCGCGCACGCGGGGATTCGTCGTCAGGCCGGTCCCACAGCTCGCCGTCGATCACGAGCCAGGCGACGACGAGTGCGACCGAGGCGATCGTCGCGATGACCAGGCGCCACCACGACATCGAGCCCGCCAGCTGCCAGACCGTGGAGTTGATTGTCGCCACGGCTCCAGTCGCCAGCGCCGCGACCAGCGCAGACTTCAACCCGGGCACCAATAGCCACGGACGGTTGGCGAGCACCATGCCCAGGAGCAGACGCCAG carries:
- a CDS encoding PrsW family intramembrane metalloprotease yields the protein MFSAVTTGGSTHRRSYGQWVRIFLTGFVLWLVSLVVTLLTGNANLVPTLILLGSFLVPVTFVAWSFERWRDTHVTAELIVKAFVIGGLLGVLAAALLETYLLKPSALLFLGVGLIEEAAKLGALVFVTRHLTRRHGRDGFVLGAAVGFGFAAFESAGYAFNALLTVKGLSLTALVETELLRSLLAPFGHGLWTAVLGGVLFREARAGRFRFNRAVLLMFVWVSLLHALWDSTHSIALALTIVITGTSWQYRLLSMGYLPTPTSEQVHVFTVLSIGLLAVVAAMGVATLLVSWRRTRPEKVHATVLHKEETV
- a CDS encoding DUF1931 family protein is translated as MTVMAVHRFERFFRAAAGLDVDKDDLKRYSDFVSDKLHDLLTIGQGTAKANGRDILELRDLPITMGLQKSIHEFRELDEEIELEPILTQLTTWPPLGVTVSQEAESRLPEVVGGLSVALARTLKVIDPDVKNPQTAHWEQAFRIFRLLL